The DNA window GGCCGAAGAGGCGGGCGGTGCCGCCGGAGGGGCGGACGAGCCCGAGCAGAATCTTGACGAGGGTCGTTTTCCCCGCGCCGTTGGGGCCGAGGAGGCCAAAAATTGCGCCCTCCTCCACCGCGAGCGAAATGCCGTCGAGTGCCTGCACCGTCGATCGCCGTAGGAGTCCGGTGCGGTAGGTCTTCGACAGCGACGAGACGGAGAGGGCGGGCATGGGGATTATTGGTTCGCGTCCGGTTCCGGGGACGTGGGAGAATCTGGTGCGTCGCCTGCCCCAGGGGGGCGGGCCGGCGCCTCACGCCGAGCGACGTGCATGGTGCGCTGCGGGAACGGAATCTCGATGCCCTTTGCGTCGAAGGCGCGCTTCAGGCGCTGCCGCAGCTCTCGTTCTGCGGCGTACTGCTCGCCCGGCGTTACGCGCACCACGACCCGGGCCGTGACCGACGAGTCGCCGAAGTCCATCAGTCCCTGTACCTGGGGCGTCTCGTCCAGGACAATTTCCTCGTGTGCAGCCACCCACTCGTTTGCAACGCGTTCCATGACGGGGAGGATGGCGTCCACGTCCTGCTCGTAGCTGAGCCCCACCGGCACGATGGCGCGGGCCCACTGCACGCTCTTGTTGCCGAAGGTGCGCACCTCCCCGGCGGGGATCATCACGAGCTCGCCGTCGAACTTCCGCAGCTTGATGAGCCGCACCCCGATCTCCTCGATCGTGCCGGTGTGCCCGTCAATCGTGACGAGGTCGCCGACGTGCAGAATGTCGTCGAAGAGCAGAAAAATGCCCCCGATGACGTCCTTCACGAGGGTCTGGGCCCCAAACCCCACGGCGAGACCGGCGATGCCGGCGGTGGCAATCAGCGCCCCGATGTCGAGCCCCACTTCGCTGAGCACCATGATGCCCGCAACCGCCCATACGACGTAGCCCGCCGTGGACTGGAGCAGGGTGCCGAGCGTGACGGCCCGCTGGCGCTTCGGGTCGGTTGCCGGACGGTCCGCGACGGTCGCGATCCACCGTTCCGTCCCCCGCCGGACCAGGGCGAGCACGAGCGCCGCCAGGGCGAGAATAATGACGATCCGCACCGCCCCCAGCAGAAGGACCTGCAGGCCGGGCGAGTCGAGCCACGCCTGCGGGGCACCGAGCTGGAGGAGGAGATCGATCAAGGGAAGAAGCGGGCCGTCGGGAAGATAAAGGAACGCCGGGATGGGCTAGGCATCCGTGAGGGCCTCAACGCCGGGAAGGGGGGCGCCCTCGAGAAACGTAAGCAGGGCGCCGCCGCCGGTCGAGACGTGACTGATGCGGTCGTCGCACCCGGACCGGGTCAGTGCCGACACCGAATCGCCGCCCCCGACCACCGAAAAGGCACCGTCGTCCGTGGCGTCGGCCATGGCTTCTGCGATCGCGGTCGTGCCGTCCGCGAACGGGTCGACCTCGAACACGCCCATGGGCCCGTTCCAGACCACCGTCGCCGCGCCGAGGATGCGGTCGCGGTAGGCGTCGATGGTGGCGGGGCCGATGTCGAGGCCCATGAGCTCCGCCGGGATGTCCCCCTCCACGACCGAGGCCGTAGCGTCGGCCTCCGGCGCCTCGGCCACGACGTGATCCGTGGGGAGGGTGATGGTCCCCTCGGCCTGTTCGTACAGGTCCTCGGCCGTGTCCAGCCGATCGGCCTCCACGCGGGAGGCGCCCACCTCGTGCCCGAGCACCTTGAGGAAGGTGTAGCTCATGGCGCCCCCAATGAGCAGGTGGTCCGCCGTCTCCGACAGGGCCCGGATCGTCCCCAGTTTGTCGGAGACCTTGGAGCCGCCGAGGATGGCAACCATGGGATGGGCCGGGTCGTCCCGGACGCGCGTCAGGGCCTCAATCTCGTCCTCCATCAGGCGCCCCAGGGCCGCCACGTCCATGAACTCGGCCACCCCGGCGGTGGAGGCGTGCGCCCGGTGGGCCGCGCCGAAGGCATCGTTGACGTACACGTCGGCCAGGTTGGCCAGGGCCGTCGCGAAGGCCTCGTCGTTCGCCTTCTCGCCGGCGTCGAAGCGCGTGTTCTCCAGCAAGATCACGCTCCCCTCGCTCATGCCGTTGATCACCTCCTCGACGGTATCCCCCACCGTGTTGCTGGAGAACCGGACCCGTTCTTCGATGAGGGTGCCGAGGTGATCCGCCACGCAGGCGAGGCTCAGGTCCGGGTCGGGCTGACCGCCCGGACGCCCCAGGTGGCTCACGAGGATGGCCTTGCCGCCGTGGTCGAGGACGTGGCGAATGGTGGGAAGGGCCGCACGGATGCGGGTGTCGTCCCCCACGCAGGGGCTTCCGTCCTCGGAGGTGTCGAGCGGCACGTTGAAGTCGACCCGGATGAGGACGCGTTGGCCGCGTACGTCGACGTCGTCGAGGGTTAACTTATGCATGGAACGGGGAAGTTGGGCGACAGAACGGGCGATGGGTCATGCCGCCCCGCGCGGGCTGCAGCCGGGGCCGCGGGGCGGCACGAGGGCACAGCTACACGTTCATGAGCCGCTCCACGAGATCCACGGTCCGGTTCGCGTAGCCCCATTCGTTGTCGTACCAGCCGACCAATTTCACCTGCGAGCCGGCGACCTTCGTCCACGGCGCGTCGTAGATGCAGGAGTGCGGGTCGTGGATGATGTCACGCGAGACGATCGGGTCGTCGCTGTAGGCGAGGATCCCGTCGAGCGCGCCGTTGGCGGCTTCGTAGAAGGCCTCGTTGACGTCCTCGACCGTCACGTCCTGCTCCACGACCGCCGTAAGGTCGGTCACCGAGCCGTCCGGCGTCGGGACGCGCATGGCCATGCCGTCGAGCGCGCCATCGAGGTGGGGCAGCACCTTGCCGACGGCCTTGGCGCCGCCCGTGGTGGTGGGAATGATGGACTCGGCGGCGGTCCGGGCGCGGCGGAGGTCGCCGTGGGGGCCGTCGACGATGTTCTGGGAGGCGGTGTAGGCGTGTACGGTCGTCATGAGGCCGCTCTCCACGCCGAAGGCGTCGTCGAGCACCTTCACCAGCGGGGCGAGGCAGTTGGTGGTGCAACTGGCGTTGGAGACCACCTTCTCGTCGCCGGTGAGGATCTCGTCGTTGACGCCCAGCACCACCATGGCGTCCACCTCGCTCTTGGCGGGGGCGCTGATGACGACCTGGTCCGCGCCGGCCTCCAGGTGCTGGGAGGCCTTGTCGTAGGTCCGGAACACGCCCGTGGACTCGATCACCACGTCGGTGTCGTGGTCGCCCCACGGAAGGTTCGTCGGGTCTTTTTTGCTGAAGACGGGAAACTCCTGCTCGTCCACCACGAGGGTGCTGTCCTCCAGGTGCACGTCGCCGGGGAATTGCCCGTGGACCGAGTCGTACTTGAGCAGGGTGGCCAGCGTCTCGGCGTCTGTTAGGTCGTTGATGCCTACGATCTCGATCTCGTCCTCCTCCCGTTCCAGGAGGGCACGAAAGCACAGCCGCCCGATGCGACCAAATCCATTAATTCCAAGCTTGATTGACATAAGGGGGTAGAAGTCGTCTCAGTTCAACAGTGAGGCGAAGGCACGCCGCAGTGACGACGGCCCCAAGGAGGCAACGTAACCCTCCCGTGCGGTGAGGCAAATGCGCTATGCGTATCGCGTCGTTAAGGTATAAAAGAGCCGGAAGTCTCTTCGGTAAAGATCACATGCAAAACCGGGCCCGCCCCGGGACGGCCTGGTCGCGGGGGAAACGAATGAACGACGGCACGTTAAACGGAATTCGATACCCAATGCGGATCAGTTCGTGTGGACGCCCTCCATCGACGATCCGTCCTCTCGCGTTATCTTGATTTCGGACCCTCTCGCTGGACATGGCTGCCCTCAAAACGCCCGAAAAGACATCGCGTCGCCAAGAGCTTCGGCAAAACATTTTTGTCGACCTCTACGCGCGGGCCCTTCTGTTCTACGATGAGTACAAGCAACTCGCGCAGGGGCTCGGGGTGGCGCTTCTGGTGTTGATCCTGGCCATTCCGGGATACATCTACTACCATCAACAGCAAGAACAGGCGGCCAACCAGCAGCTCGGTCAGATTCTCCCGGTGTACGAGCAGGGCAACTTTCAGCAGGCCCTCGACGGGACGGGCGACCGGGCGGGGCTTCTCGCGATTGCCGACGACTACGGCGGCACCGACGCGGGCAACCTTGCTACCTTCTACGCCGCAAACGCCCTCTACCAGCGGGACGAGTACGACCGGGCGCTCACCTACTATCAGCGGTTCGAGAAAGAGAAGGACTTTATTGGCGCCAGCGCGTACGCGGCCCAGGCGGCCATTCAGGAAACCCGGGGGTCCTTCGAGCGGGCGGGCGGCCTTTACGAGCAGGCCGCCTCACAGTACCAGAATAAGTTGACGGCCCCCCGATATCTGCTCAACGCGGGACAGGCCTACGAAGAGGCCGGCCAGTACGAGGCGGCCATTGGGGTCTACGAGCGGATTCAGGAGGAGTACCCGGACTCCGAGCAGGCCAGCAACGCCGAACGGTACCTGGCGCGGGCGAAGGTGCACCAGGGTAGCACATCCTCGTCGTAGTCGCCTCTTCGGTCCGGGGCCGGGCATTCCGAGAGTGGGGCGGCAGCATGTGAGGGGGCAGCGTTCGGGGCGCCGAGCGTCCCCGTGCCGCCGGCCGGCCCTCTGACCTCCCGCACGTTTTACCTGTGGACGAGTCTCCTTTGGCGGCATGCCCACGATTCTGGTCGTAGACGACGAGGCGAGCATCCGGCGGACGCTCCGCGAAATTTTGGAGTACGAGGACTTTGGCGTGGAGGAGGCGGTCGACGGGGAGGAGGCGCTGGTGGCCCTCCGCGAGAATGCCTACGACCTGGTGATCCTCGACGTGAAGATGCCGAAGATGGACGGCATGGAGGTTCTCGAAACGATCGCCGACGAGGGCTACGAGGTGCCGGTCCTCATGATCAGCGGCCACGGCACCATCGAGACCGCCGTGGAGTCGACCAAGCTGGGGGCGTTCGACTTTATCGAAAAGCCGCCGGACCTCAACCGCCTGCTGGTGACCGTCCGCAACGCCCTGGACCACGGGGAGCTGGAGGTCGAGAACCGTCGCATGCGACAGACGATCACCGAGCAGAACACCGGGGACCTGCCCCCGATCATTGGGGAGAGCGACGAGATCCAAGCGATCAAGGACACGATCGAGCGGGTGGCCCCCACGGAGGCGCGGGTGCTCGTCTCCGGCGAGAACGGCACCGGCAAGGAGCTCGTGGCCAAGTGGCTGCACCACAAATCGGGCCGGGCCGACGAACCGATGGTGGAGGTAAACTGTGCTGCGATCCCGAGTGAGTTGATCGAGAGTGAGCTGTTTGGGCACGAGAAGGGGGCCTTTACCGGGGCCACGGAGCAGCGCATCGGCAAGTTCGAGCAGGCCCACGAGGGCACGCTGTTTTTGGACGAGATCGGGGACATGAGCCTCTCGGCGCAGGCGAAGGTGCTTCGCGTGCTGGAGGAGCATGAAATTGAGCGGGTCGGGGGGGAGCACACCATTTCGGTCGATGTCCGGGTGGTGGCCGCCACCAACAAGGACCTGATGGAAGAGATCGAGGAGGGACGGTTCCGGGAGGACCTCTATCACCGCATCGGGGTCATCCTCATCGATGTGCCCCCGCTCCGGGACCGGCGGGAAGACATCCCCCCGCTGACCCGACACATTGCCGAGCGGGTGGCCCAGCGCGACGGCCTTCCGCCGAAGGACTTCGCGGAAGAGGCGATCCAGCGGCTGCAGCGGTACGACTGGCGGGGGAATGTCCGCGAGCTGCACAACGTCATCGAGCGCCTCCTCATTCTCGTTGAGGGCGATGTGATTGAGGGGGACGACATCGATCAATTTGTGCAGCCGGGCGGAAACGGGGACGGCCCGACCCAAGAGCTCATCGAGGCGTACAACGACTTTAGTGACGCCCGCGACCAGTTCGAAAAGCACTTTATCCAGCACAAGCTCCACGAACACGACTGGAACGTAAGCCAGACGGCCGAAACGATCGGCATCCAGCGATCCCACCTCTACAACAAGCTCAACAAGTTCGGGCTTGAGCGGGGGGACTAGCGAGGGGCCCGGCTCCCGATGTGCCGAAACAGGGCGTGCATCGGGGGGCTGCAACCCAAGGGCTTGTGTTCACCACTCCATTGTCGCCGTTTATTCTGCCTTTCGCCGTGGACACGCCGCTGCTTCAGGTCGACGCCCTCCTCAAGCAATACGACACTGGGGGGGACGAGCCCCTCACTGTGCTTCGGGACCTCGATCTGGCCGTACAGGAGGGAGAAATTCTCGCCATCGTGGGGGAGAGTGGAACCGGAAAGTCCACGCTCCTTCACCTGCTGGGGGCGCTGGACCGGCCGACCGACGGCACGGTCCGGTTTGCCGGGACGGACCTCTTCGCGAAGAGCGACGAGGAGCTCGCGGCCTTCCGCAATCGGTCGATCGGGTTCGTCTTTCAGTTCCACCACCTGCTCCCGGAGTTTACGGCCCTTGAAAACGTGGCCATGCCGGCCCTCATCCAACACCGCTCCCTGGCGGACGTCACGCCGCGGGCCCACGAACTGCTCGCCCTGTTGGGCCTGGACGACCGTGCCGACCACCGGCCCCGGACCCTCTCGGGCGGAGAAAAGCAACGAGTGGCCATTGCCCGGGCCCTCATGAACGAGCCGGCGCTGGTGCTCATGGACGAACCGACCGGCAACCTGGACGCCCGCACGGCCGAGCCCCTGCACCGCGAGATTGAGCGGCTAAGCCGAGAGATGGACCACACCTTCGTGCTGGCCTCGCACGATCCGTCCCTGGCCGAGGTGGCCGGGCGCGTTCTACGACTCGAACACGGCACGTTGCACCCGCTGGCCGCAGCCGACGAGATGGCCCCCGAGGCCGGCCCGTCCGATGACGGGCACGCGGGGGGCTGATCTTGGGATGAAACGAAAATGATCCTTTAGCCGCGGGTGTCGAACTCCGGGTTCGGGGGCTCGTTGAGCCCAATCGAATGATGAGGCCGGCACACACTCGCACACCGGGCCCGGTGCGAGACGAATCCCTTCAGGAGAGGCCTTCCGGGTGCAGTACGAGGAACGATTGTCGGCCTGTCCCCGAGATGACCCTGTCCAACCGGTCCGCTCGGGTGCTATCTCTACGACATTAGGTGTTGTATTTCCATGGACTCGATTGACTCCCTTCCCCTGTTTCCGCTGAGCCTCGTCCTGTACCCGGGTGAGCAGCTGACCCTCCACATCTTTGAGGACCGGTACAGGGCCCTCACCGCGTACTGCCTGGAGCATGAGGTGCCCTTCGGCATCGTCCGGACCGACGGGGAGTCGTGGGCGGACGTGGGCACGACGGCCCGCATCGAGGAGGTCGTGAAGCAGTACGACGATGGGCGTTCGGACATCGTGGTGCGCGGCGAAGAGCGATTCCAGATTGACACCGTCCGCGACGACCAGGCGAGCTACTACACCGCCGATGTCGCGCTGATCGAGGACGAGGACACGACCGTCGACCTCGACCTGAAAGAGCGGGCCATCACGCAACACATGAAGCTGCTGGAACTGGCCGGCCGCACCGTTCGCCCGGACCTGTACGAGGATGTGGACCGCTTGTCGTTCGTCCTGGCCCAAAACGGGGCCCTGGACGGGGAGCAGAAGCAAGAGGTGCTCGAAGGAAGAACCGAGAACGAACGAATCCGCTACCTCATTCACCACTTCGAGTCGATCATCCCCCGCATCGAAGAGCAGGAAGGAGTGCGGCGGCGCATTCGTTCTAACGGGCACTTCAAAGACTTTCCGCCCGAAGAGGTCTAGCCCCCATGGACATTGGGGCCTGTGTTCGAGAGGTTACCTGTTCCCCTCTCTCGTCACGAACGCGCTGGTCCCCCGATGCCCGAAATTGGTCCCTACACGCTTCACACCGTCGACACCGGTCGCTTTGGACTGGACGGCGGTGCCATGTTCGGAATCGTGCCGAAGCCCCTCTGGTCGCAGCGCATCGAGCCGGACGAGCAGAACCGCATCCCGCTGAGCATGCGGTGCCTCCTGCTGATTGGGGACGGTCGCGTCGTGTTGATCGACACCGGCATCGGCGATACGTTTGAGGATACGAAGTTTCAGGACATCTTCGCGGTGGACCACAGCGGGGCCACCCTCGAGGGCTCGCTCGCAGCACACGGGGTGGCGCCGGTGGACGTGACCGACGTCGTCCTCACGCATCTCCACTTCGATCACGCGGGCGGAAGCACACGGCGGATCGATGGCGAGCCCGCGGTTGCCTTTCCCAACGCGACCTATCACGTCCAGCGACGACACTGGAACTGGGCCGCCGACCCGAACCCGAAAGAGGAACAGTCCTTTCGTTCCGATACGTTCGCCCCCATCGAAGAGGCCGGTCAGCTCAACCTCGTGGAGGGGGAGACGACGCTCCTTCCGCACGTTGACGTGTCACTCGTACACGGCCACACCGAGGCGCAACAAACCGTAACGGTGCGGGACGACGAGACGACCCTCGTCTACGTGGCGGACCTCCTGCCGACCACGCACCACCTTTCTCCGGCCTGGACGATGGCCTACGATGTCCGCCCGCTCCGGACGATCGAAGAGAAAGGCGAGTTTTTGGAGCAGGCGGCGGATTCGGAATGGAAATTGTTCTTCGAACACGATCCGGAGGTTGCGGTTGCCGACGTGGAACGCACCGACCGCGGCGTGCAGGTTGTCAATGAACGGTCCCTCGACGCTTTGTGAGGTTCTGCGACGGCTTCGGACAGACCCCCCACCTCACATCATCCCCTCTCCATTCCGCCAGTAGCGACCCGATAAAATGAGCGACTTCGAAGAGCCCGAAACGACGGACGAGCTCCACGAGGCCCTGTCCACCGTCTACCACGATCTCAACAACCCCCTCTCTATCATTTCGGGAAACGCGCAGTTTTTACTTGAACTGAGCCGAGAGGAGGAGCTCGACGACCAGTTCGCCTCGTCGGCCCAGGACATCCAGGAAGCCAGCCAGCGCATGGCGGAATCCCTCCAGCGGCTGACCCGCCTCCGGGACGCGCTCGAAGATCAGGAGGAAGCATGAGGAGAACCAGGAAAGAAACTCGCGGGCGCCGTTCGGCTACCAAGTAGCCGTGGCATCTTTTGTGTTTGGAATATGTCCAGAATGGCTGTTACATTCATACCGGGTGGTGAAATACTTCCCGATATGATCGATCCCTCCGTCGGTTTTTCCTGCAAACCCGCCACGGCCTGTTGATCCACGAACGCTACAGACGACGCCGCACAAACTGAGCTGCACGAGAGGCATCTCGAGCTAATCCGGGCCCATGCGCCGACGAATCCCGGGGCGGCACGGTGCGCTGGTCCAGGGGGAGTATCCCGCCCGCCCGCGAGTGCCCGGAAGGCCGATGTGCTCTCGTCGCATCCGGCGTTGACGTTCACTCTGTACGCGATCAATCCTCCTCTCCTATGGCTGATCAGGTTCTTTCTCGCGCGCCCCGCTGGTTCGTTGTCGCCTTTGGACTGTTCCTCGTAGGGGGGCTGACGGTGCCGGCCCACGGACAGGTCGCCCAGTCCTCGGCCCTCTTCCTCCGCATTGAGCCCGACAGCCGAGCGGCCGGGATGGGCAACGCCGGGGTGGCCACCGCCGACAACGCCAATACGATTTTCTGGAACCCGTCCGGCCTTGCGTTCCAGCAAGACACGCAGGTCGGAATCACGCACGCGAACTGGCTTCCGGAATTCAACGCCAACCTGTTCTACGAATACCTCGTCGGGTCGTACCACGTCGATGGCGTCGGGACGTTTGGGGGCAACGTCCAGTACCTCAATCTCGGCGAGACCGAGATCCGCGACCCGTCAGGGAACCGGCTCGGTGTGACGAACTCCTACCAGCTCGCCATCTCCACGTCCTACGGCGTGAAGGTGTCCGAGCGGTTGGGGGTGGGGACCTCGCTCCGATACATCCACTCGAAACTCACCTCTGGTCTACGAGAGGGAACTGGAGAAGGAAACGCAGCTACGCTCGCCACGGACATCTCGGCGCTGTACCGGTCGGCCCCTTTTGCGCTGGGCGGGGCGGACGCGACGTTCTCCGCCGGCCTTAATATCGCAAACTTAGGAGGAACACTCGACTTCAACGAAAACAGCCCGGACGAAGACCCCATTCCCGCGAATCTGCGATTTGGTCCGGCCCTGACCATCGACTTTGACGAATACAATTCGTTGACCTTCGCTACGGACTTCAACAAGTCGCTGGTGAGCACGGAGCGAAGGGTCGTGGATGGCGACACGGCTCGGGTTGGGAAAACAGGATTCGAGGCACTCTTCGATTCGTGGGGGGCGGCTCGCGGGCAGGTCGGGCCGAATGGGGAGGCCTCCAGTTTGTCTCTCGTGGAGCAGTTCACGGTCGGGACGGGTGTTGAGTACTGGTACAGCGACCTGTTCGCGCTTCGGACGGGGTACTACTACGAAAATCCGGACAACGGGGACCGCCAGTTCCTTACGTTCGGGGCCGGGCTCCGGTACAACATCGTCGGCGTGGACATCTCCTACCTCTACACCGCGGAGGACGAAAGTCCCCTGGCCAACACCCTCCGGTTCTCGCTCCTGTTCAACTTCCAGTAGGTCCTGCGGAGGCGGCCCGGGAGGGCGGAGCCGGAGGCTGTGCCCCGCTGTACAAGACCGGAGCCTGAGCCTGGAAGCGACCGGGGGAGAAGCTGCGGGCGTGCTCAACGTGGGGTTGGATCAGTGCCGATCGTGTAGTACATTGCCTCGTAGAAATGGGGACCGTCGTGTGCTCGCGGCCCCATCGCATCATCCAGTCACGAGGTGCGTCCCCGCATGACTACGGCGACCGACGGGTCGGAGGAAGCCGAACTCCGCCGCCACATTTTGGATACGGCGCGTCACCTGCTCGTGCAGGAGGGCTATAAGGCGCTGTCGATGCGCACGATTGCCGACGCCATTGGCTACAGCGCCACCAGCATCTACCTTCACTTCGACGGCAAGGACGCGCTGCTCCACGCCCTCATCCACGAGGGCATGATGGCGTTGCGGGATCGTCTCCGAGACGCGGCGGCGCAACACCCTGAGTCCCCGGTTCAGCGTCTCCACGCCCTCTGCGAATGCTTCGTCGAGTTTGGGCTCGAAAACCCGGAGTACTACGAGATTATGTTCCAGTTGCGGCCGGAGCGGATGGAACGCTATCCGCCCGAAAAGTACCGAGCGGCCCGTGAGAATCTGGACTTCTTTGCCCGGGCCCTTGACGAAGGCGTCGACCAGGGCATTTTCGAGGTGGACGACAGCCGGGTGTCCGCGAGCGCCGTCTGGGCGTCGCTGCACGGCACCGTGTCGCTGCTCCTGGCCGACCGCGTGGACGTGCACATCGACCCGGACGCGTTCATCGAGACCGCCATCCGCCAGGTCCTCCGTGGATTCCAAGCGCCTGCCGCGTCCACGTCCTGATGCGCCCTGAGACGCCCTCGGCGTGGTGCCGGGTTTCCTTTCACCGATGCTGACCCGCAGCTCATGTCCGGTCCCATTTACACGGCGCCCCCAGATGCTGGTCCCTGCGTGCGGGGGCGGACCATCCCTGATCTGCTGTACGAGGCCACCGACGCGTACGACAACCCCCAGGCCCTGAACCAGCCGACCGACGAGGGCTGGGTGCCCATGTCGCTCGATCAATTTCGGCGGCGGGCGGAAGCGACGGCCCTGGGCCTGCGTGCCCTCGGCCTGGAGCAGGGGGCGAAGGTGGCCCTCCTCCTGGAGAGCGACGTGCACTACTGTGTCGTCGACATGGGGTGCCTGATCGGGGGCCTCATCGACGTGCCGCTGTACCTGTCGAGCGCGGCGGAGCAGATGCAGTACGTCGTCGACCACGCCGAGGCAGAGGCGCTCGTCGTCTCCAACCCGAAGCGCCTCGGGCAGGCCGCGGCCCTGCTCCCGGACCTGCCCCGCATCGAGACGGTCATCGTCTGCGACCCCGGCGACGAGGACGCCCGCCCGGACCTGCCGGACCGGGTGACGCTAAAGACGCTGGAGGCCGTTCAGGCCCTCGGCCGCGCCGAGGTTGAGGACCCGTCCGCGGCCGTCGACGACCTGCGGGCGGAAATCGACCCCCAGGACCTCGCGACCATCATCTACACGAGTGGCACCACGGGGCGGCCCAAGGGCGTGATGCTGTCCCACGAGAACATCTCGTCGAACGCCATTACGTCGATCGCGGAGATCGACGACTTCGAGACCGGTCCGGAAGGGGAAGTGGTGATCTCGTTCCTGCCCCTCACGCATGTGTTCGCCCGCATGCTGCAGTACGCCTACATGATGCGGGGCATCAGCATCTACTTCGCCCACCCCGACGACCTCGTGGACGCCCTGCCGAAGGTGCGACCGACGGTCTTCGCGTCGGTCCCGCGCGTCCTCGAAAAG is part of the Salinibacter ruber DSM 13855 genome and encodes:
- a CDS encoding mechanosensitive ion channel family protein, with amino-acid sequence MIDLLLQLGAPQAWLDSPGLQVLLLGAVRIVIILALAALVLALVRRGTERWIATVADRPATDPKRQRAVTLGTLLQSTAGYVVWAVAGIMVLSEVGLDIGALIATAGIAGLAVGFGAQTLVKDVIGGIFLLFDDILHVGDLVTIDGHTGTIEEIGVRLIKLRKFDGELVMIPAGEVRTFGNKSVQWARAIVPVGLSYEQDVDAILPVMERVANEWVAAHEEIVLDETPQVQGLMDFGDSSVTARVVVRVTPGEQYAAERELRQRLKRAFDAKGIEIPFPQRTMHVARREAPARPPGAGDAPDSPTSPEPDANQ
- the gap gene encoding type I glyceraldehyde-3-phosphate dehydrogenase; the encoded protein is MSIKLGINGFGRIGRLCFRALLEREEDEIEIVGINDLTDAETLATLLKYDSVHGQFPGDVHLEDSTLVVDEQEFPVFSKKDPTNLPWGDHDTDVVIESTGVFRTYDKASQHLEAGADQVVISAPAKSEVDAMVVLGVNDEILTGDEKVVSNASCTTNCLAPLVKVLDDAFGVESGLMTTVHAYTASQNIVDGPHGDLRRARTAAESIIPTTTGGAKAVGKVLPHLDGALDGMAMRVPTPDGSVTDLTAVVEQDVTVEDVNEAFYEAANGALDGILAYSDDPIVSRDIIHDPHSCIYDAPWTKVAGSQVKLVGWYDNEWGYANRTVDLVERLMNV
- a CDS encoding tetratricopeptide repeat protein, with amino-acid sequence MAALKTPEKTSRRQELRQNIFVDLYARALLFYDEYKQLAQGLGVALLVLILAIPGYIYYHQQQEQAANQQLGQILPVYEQGNFQQALDGTGDRAGLLAIADDYGGTDAGNLATFYAANALYQRDEYDRALTYYQRFEKEKDFIGASAYAAQAAIQETRGSFERAGGLYEQAASQYQNKLTAPRYLLNAGQAYEEAGQYEAAIGVYERIQEEYPDSEQASNAERYLARAKVHQGSTSSS
- a CDS encoding phosphoglycerate kinase → MHKLTLDDVDVRGQRVLIRVDFNVPLDTSEDGSPCVGDDTRIRAALPTIRHVLDHGGKAILVSHLGRPGGQPDPDLSLACVADHLGTLIEERVRFSSNTVGDTVEEVINGMSEGSVILLENTRFDAGEKANDEAFATALANLADVYVNDAFGAAHRAHASTAGVAEFMDVAALGRLMEDEIEALTRVRDDPAHPMVAILGGSKVSDKLGTIRALSETADHLLIGGAMSYTFLKVLGHEVGASRVEADRLDTAEDLYEQAEGTITLPTDHVVAEAPEADATASVVEGDIPAELMGLDIGPATIDAYRDRILGAATVVWNGPMGVFEVDPFADGTTAIAEAMADATDDGAFSVVGGGDSVSALTRSGCDDRISHVSTGGGALLTFLEGAPLPGVEALTDA
- a CDS encoding ABC transporter ATP-binding protein; translated protein: MDTPLLQVDALLKQYDTGGDEPLTVLRDLDLAVQEGEILAIVGESGTGKSTLLHLLGALDRPTDGTVRFAGTDLFAKSDEELAAFRNRSIGFVFQFHHLLPEFTALENVAMPALIQHRSLADVTPRAHELLALLGLDDRADHRPRTLSGGEKQRVAIARALMNEPALVLMDEPTGNLDARTAEPLHREIERLSREMDHTFVLASHDPSLAEVAGRVLRLEHGTLHPLAAADEMAPEAGPSDDGHAGG
- a CDS encoding LON peptidase substrate-binding domain-containing protein, which codes for MDSIDSLPLFPLSLVLYPGEQLTLHIFEDRYRALTAYCLEHEVPFGIVRTDGESWADVGTTARIEEVVKQYDDGRSDIVVRGEERFQIDTVRDDQASYYTADVALIEDEDTTVDLDLKERAITQHMKLLELAGRTVRPDLYEDVDRLSFVLAQNGALDGEQKQEVLEGRTENERIRYLIHHFESIIPRIEEQEGVRRRIRSNGHFKDFPPEEV
- a CDS encoding MBL fold metallo-hydrolase; this translates as MPEIGPYTLHTVDTGRFGLDGGAMFGIVPKPLWSQRIEPDEQNRIPLSMRCLLLIGDGRVVLIDTGIGDTFEDTKFQDIFAVDHSGATLEGSLAAHGVAPVDVTDVVLTHLHFDHAGGSTRRIDGEPAVAFPNATYHVQRRHWNWAADPNPKEEQSFRSDTFAPIEEAGQLNLVEGETTLLPHVDVSLVHGHTEAQQTVTVRDDETTLVYVADLLPTTHHLSPAWTMAYDVRPLRTIEEKGEFLEQAADSEWKLFFEHDPEVAVADVERTDRGVQVVNERSLDAL
- a CDS encoding histidine kinase dimerization/phospho-acceptor domain-containing protein, which produces MSDFEEPETTDELHEALSTVYHDLNNPLSIISGNAQFLLELSREEELDDQFASSAQDIQEASQRMAESLQRLTRLRDALEDQEEA
- a CDS encoding sigma-54-dependent transcriptional regulator produces the protein MPTILVVDDEASIRRTLREILEYEDFGVEEAVDGEEALVALRENAYDLVILDVKMPKMDGMEVLETIADEGYEVPVLMISGHGTIETAVESTKLGAFDFIEKPPDLNRLLVTVRNALDHGELEVENRRMRQTITEQNTGDLPPIIGESDEIQAIKDTIERVAPTEARVLVSGENGTGKELVAKWLHHKSGRADEPMVEVNCAAIPSELIESELFGHEKGAFTGATEQRIGKFEQAHEGTLFLDEIGDMSLSAQAKVLRVLEEHEIERVGGEHTISVDVRVVAATNKDLMEEIEEGRFREDLYHRIGVILIDVPPLRDRREDIPPLTRHIAERVAQRDGLPPKDFAEEAIQRLQRYDWRGNVRELHNVIERLLILVEGDVIEGDDIDQFVQPGGNGDGPTQELIEAYNDFSDARDQFEKHFIQHKLHEHDWNVSQTAETIGIQRSHLYNKLNKFGLERGD